CTTCACAACACAAAGATATCTTTACAATAACTAAAATTTTACTCAAAAAGAAATAAAGTTTTTAAACCCCGACCGTTATTCATCTTTATGGGCGTAGATATAGGAGAGATTGTTATTAAAGAGCGCAAAACTCTGGGAGCTTTTAAAAATAAGGTTATTGCAATCGATGCTTATAATGCTCTTTACCAATTCTTATCTATAATTCGTCAGCCTGACGGTACTCCATTAAAAGATTCTCATGGAAGAGTTACATCGCATCTCTCTGGCTTGTTCTACAGAACCTCTAATTTAGTTGAACATGGTATTAAGCCTGTTTATGTATTTGATGGTGTGCCGAGCAAACTTAAATTTCAGACTATTGAAGGAAGAGCTGATTTAAGGGAGAAAGCTGCTCGGGAATGGAAAGAGGCTTTAGAAAGGGGCGATTTAGAAACAGCTCGTATAAAAGCAATGCAGTCTTCAAAGCTTACTAAAGAGTTAGTTGAAGATTCTAAATTGCTGCTTAAAGCTTTAGGAATACCTTATATTAGTGCTCCTAGTGAAGGTGAAGCTCAGGCTAGTTATATGGCTAGTAAAAAAGATGTTTACTGCACTGCATCGCAAGATTTCGATTCTTTACTTTTTGGGGCACCTAAGCTCATAAGAAATTTGACTATTACAGGAAGGCGCAAACTACCTCGTAAAAATATTTATATCGAAATAGAGCCTGAAGAAATTGATAGTGCAAAAACGCTTGAGAGCTTAGAACTAACAAAAGAGCAGCTTGTAGATATTGGCATTTTAGTAGGTACTGATTTTAATCTAGGAATAAAGGGTATAGGTGCAAAGAAAGCTTTAAAATTAATCAAAGAGCATAGCAATCTGGAAAATGTTTTGAGAGTATTAGGCGAGAGGATAGAGCATTACGAT
The sequence above is a segment of the Candidatus Thermoplasmatota archaeon genome. Coding sequences within it:
- the fen gene encoding flap endonuclease-1, which codes for MGVDIGEIVIKERKTLGAFKNKVIAIDAYNALYQFLSIIRQPDGTPLKDSHGRVTSHLSGLFYRTSNLVEHGIKPVYVFDGVPSKLKFQTIEGRADLREKAAREWKEALERGDLETARIKAMQSSKLTKELVEDSKLLLKALGIPYISAPSEGEAQASYMASKKDVYCTASQDFDSLLFGAPKLIRNLTITGRRKLPRKNIYIEIEPEEIDSAKTLESLELTKEQLVDIGILVGTDFNLGIKGIGAKKALKLIKEHSNLENVLRVLGERIEHYDLIRAIFLNPEVTDNYKLIWREADHKAVKELLCKEHNFSIERVEKALQKFNIQEKRTQKIVEDWF